The proteins below come from a single Isachenkonia alkalipeptolytica genomic window:
- a CDS encoding homocysteine S-methyltransferase family protein — translation MRLLQEDRKKILRYMGHPDGVLSNDLEELLENCLSRVREKVQPKSALKVFPKKELEWIISGKNLRKYFNKVSHGAVFVVTLGEEMERMIEEGKTRSTLEGLAFEAIGSVYTEVAVEDLRQELQKEWEGVFNSFSPGYGDCPLSLHKEILELLDSENHLGIHITKHHLLIPRKTITGVIPLSNSIGMENNGKCDDCSLGEHCTFHHNEKTILFDGGLGTELQRQGFKHVENLTTLNISHPEAVYKAHEAYVKAGSEYLSTNTFGANPLKIQNKDRLQRILTKGIEIAKKAKPKKVFLDIGPLGVLMKPQGDFSFEEAYRLFHETIKIGVEEGVDGILLETFTDLYEIKAAIFAAKEQTDLPVFATMSFEKNGRTFLGLEPKVALRALEAFGADVVGINCSVGPKEIIPWLGESIPYLSKPVMVQGNAGLPIHHKGEDRFPLAPKDYAAFTEELLDLGVQIIGGCCGTGPKTIEAVKSKLRGKVYQSPKRERVYPFTCSYNQGLFIEESVIVGERINPTGKPFIESALRSRNYSSIIQEGILQKKEGADILDINTGTSGVPEDVVLPEVIEAIQQVIPLPLQIDTSNVQALENALRIYNGVPIINSVNGGEESLQNVLPLAKKYGCSIIALTFDEQGIPKTADRRIQIAGKILRRAKALDIPKERIIFDPLALTVAHEPEQVTESLKALGMIKKDLGCKTILGLSNISYGMPQRSKINQCFLTLALYEGLDVLMMDPGDPGMNESLTLFKLLSNQDPQGKNYLRTFSNLNEEGSNSFYFNRIEDKSRELKEKTPKKSWESLLLDGDPREFRREIFQWIKKHFFNLADYENFIEEELLKAFDQIGNRYDQGEVYLPQLIQGAEVLKSGLELINQGTSDGNAKKKGRILLATVEGDLHDIGKNIFRTLVDNYGYFVKDLGKDVKTKVILEEMEREEYLVVGLSALMTTTLGSMEKTIRAIKNQHPECKIIVGGAVLTEDYARELGADAYAKDAREGVHRVKTWLL, via the coding sequence ATGCGATTACTACAAGAAGATCGAAAAAAGATACTTCGTTATATGGGACACCCCGATGGAGTCCTTTCGAATGACTTAGAGGAACTACTGGAAAATTGCCTTTCCAGAGTTAGGGAAAAAGTACAACCCAAAAGTGCATTGAAGGTTTTTCCAAAAAAAGAGTTAGAGTGGATCATCTCCGGAAAGAACTTAAGAAAATATTTTAACAAGGTCAGTCATGGTGCAGTTTTTGTTGTGACTTTAGGAGAGGAAATGGAGAGGATGATTGAAGAAGGGAAAACTCGATCTACCTTGGAAGGTTTGGCTTTTGAGGCCATAGGCAGTGTGTATACGGAAGTTGCTGTGGAAGATTTGAGACAAGAGTTGCAAAAGGAATGGGAGGGTGTTTTCAACTCTTTTAGTCCCGGCTATGGAGATTGTCCATTAAGTCTTCATAAGGAAATTCTTGAGCTTTTGGACTCAGAAAATCACTTGGGAATTCATATAACCAAGCATCATTTGTTGATTCCAAGAAAAACAATCACGGGGGTTATTCCCTTGAGCAATAGTATCGGTATGGAGAATAACGGGAAATGTGATGATTGTTCCTTAGGAGAGCATTGCACTTTTCATCATAATGAAAAAACAATACTTTTCGATGGTGGGCTGGGAACGGAACTGCAACGGCAAGGATTTAAACATGTGGAGAATCTAACAACACTTAATATCTCTCATCCAGAGGCAGTATATAAGGCCCATGAAGCCTATGTTAAGGCGGGTTCAGAATACCTTTCCACGAACACTTTCGGCGCAAACCCCTTGAAAATTCAAAACAAAGATCGATTACAAAGGATCCTTACTAAAGGTATAGAAATAGCAAAAAAAGCAAAACCGAAAAAGGTTTTCTTAGATATCGGACCTCTTGGAGTGCTTATGAAGCCCCAGGGGGATTTCTCCTTCGAAGAAGCCTACCGACTTTTTCACGAGACAATCAAAATTGGGGTAGAAGAAGGTGTAGACGGGATTTTACTGGAGACTTTCACAGATTTATACGAAATAAAAGCGGCGATCTTTGCGGCGAAGGAGCAAACGGACCTTCCGGTTTTTGCCACCATGTCCTTTGAGAAAAATGGGAGAACTTTTCTCGGACTGGAACCGAAGGTTGCTCTTCGTGCCCTGGAAGCCTTTGGTGCTGATGTTGTGGGCATCAATTGTTCTGTAGGTCCGAAGGAAATAATCCCCTGGTTGGGGGAGAGCATCCCTTATCTTTCAAAACCCGTAATGGTTCAGGGAAATGCAGGCCTTCCCATACATCATAAGGGAGAGGATCGATTCCCTTTAGCTCCGAAGGACTATGCCGCCTTCACAGAAGAACTATTGGATCTGGGAGTGCAAATTATCGGAGGGTGTTGTGGAACCGGTCCTAAGACGATTGAAGCAGTAAAAAGCAAACTGCGGGGTAAGGTTTATCAGTCACCTAAAAGAGAAAGGGTTTATCCTTTTACCTGTTCCTACAATCAAGGACTGTTCATTGAAGAATCCGTTATAGTTGGTGAACGGATCAATCCCACAGGAAAGCCTTTTATTGAAAGCGCGTTGAGAAGTCGAAATTATAGCAGCATTATACAGGAAGGGATCCTTCAGAAAAAAGAGGGGGCGGATATATTAGATATTAATACCGGGACTTCCGGCGTACCGGAAGATGTTGTGCTTCCCGAGGTAATTGAAGCTATCCAACAGGTGATCCCCTTACCCTTACAGATAGATACCTCCAATGTGCAGGCACTCGAAAACGCCCTTCGAATCTATAACGGTGTACCGATAATTAATTCCGTAAACGGTGGGGAAGAATCCTTACAAAACGTACTCCCTTTAGCAAAAAAATATGGATGCAGCATTATTGCTTTAACTTTTGACGAACAGGGAATACCTAAAACCGCTGATAGAAGAATTCAAATTGCTGGGAAAATCCTGCGTCGAGCTAAAGCTTTAGATATTCCAAAAGAACGAATCATTTTCGACCCCTTAGCTCTGACCGTAGCCCACGAACCGGAGCAGGTAACCGAAAGCCTAAAGGCCTTAGGAATGATTAAGAAGGATTTAGGCTGTAAAACCATTCTCGGATTAAGCAACATCTCTTACGGAATGCCGCAAAGAAGTAAAATCAACCAATGTTTTTTAACCTTAGCCTTATATGAAGGCCTGGACGTACTAATGATGGACCCTGGAGATCCCGGTATGAATGAGAGTCTTACTTTATTTAAGCTTCTTTCGAATCAGGATCCCCAAGGGAAAAATTACCTCCGTACTTTTTCAAACTTGAATGAAGAAGGCTCAAATTCATTTTATTTCAATCGAATAGAGGATAAAAGCAGAGAACTCAAAGAAAAAACACCTAAAAAATCCTGGGAAAGTTTATTGCTGGATGGTGATCCTCGGGAATTTAGAAGGGAAATTTTTCAGTGGATAAAAAAGCATTTCTTTAATCTGGCTGATTATGAGAACTTCATTGAAGAGGAGCTACTGAAAGCCTTCGATCAGATAGGAAATCGTTATGATCAGGGAGAAGTGTATTTGCCTCAACTGATCCAAGGGGCGGAAGTTCTAAAATCCGGTTTAGAATTGATCAACCAAGGGACTTCCGATGGTAATGCCAAGAAAAAAGGACGAATTTTGTTGGCAACCGTAGAAGGAGACCTGCATGATATCGGAAAAAATATTTTTCGGACTTTGGTAGATAATTATGGTTATTTCGTCAAGGATTTGGGAAAAGACGTGAAAACTAAAGTGATTTTAGAGGAAATGGAAAGGGAGGAGTATTTAGTTGTTGGTTTATCAGCTTTAATGACCACTACTTTAGGATCTATGGAAAAAACAATAAGAGCGATTAAAAATCAGCACCCCGAATGCAAGATCATTGTGGGTGGAGCGGTACTGACGGAAGACTATGCTCGGGAACTAGGAGCAGATGCCTATGCAAAAGATGCTAGGGAGGGCGTTCACCGGGTGAAAACTTGGCTGCTATAA
- a CDS encoding sigma-54 interaction domain-containing protein, with amino-acid sequence MNKWSVSKVFEGTESAGINQNKDIQVDENVINVLDSIFDRIPVSIILIDAYSKILMISQSFADFLGVTKEKATGKTVGEINRNTRFPYVMERKKSEIAWKHTFQNGETAIVHRIPILNRKGESEYGFGMVLFDNIEELKQIIEKNELLTTELKHYKKVLKKIQGAHYSWESIIGESEAIKEAKHFGTKASETESTVLITGESGTGKELFAHAIHNDSKRQDGPFIKVNCGAIPYELLESELFGYVEGAFTGSRKGGQIGKFELAHKGSIFLDEIGDLPMNMQVKLLRVIQEKEIQKLGDSRTVKIDIRIIAATNKNLKEQVKKNLFREDLYYRLNVMSIEVPSLKHRIADIEELSQYLIKKISRHLGKYVTGISKEAMDILKNHNWPGNVRELENVLERAINICDGETIQVKHFPIYLLEEERPAENNVRTDNRKIPDLKKSVENMEKNIIKEALYLTMGNKVRAAQELGISRSSLYDKIKEFGL; translated from the coding sequence GTGAATAAATGGAGTGTTTCAAAAGTGTTTGAAGGAACAGAGTCCGCGGGAATAAATCAAAATAAGGATATTCAAGTAGATGAGAATGTGATCAATGTGCTGGACTCTATTTTTGACCGCATACCGGTATCCATTATTTTGATAGATGCCTATTCCAAAATTTTAATGATCAGCCAGTCCTTTGCTGACTTTTTGGGAGTAACGAAGGAGAAGGCCACAGGTAAAACTGTGGGAGAGATCAATCGAAACACCCGATTTCCCTACGTGATGGAGAGAAAAAAATCGGAAATTGCCTGGAAACATACCTTTCAGAACGGTGAGACCGCCATAGTTCATAGGATCCCTATATTGAACCGAAAGGGAGAGTCGGAATACGGCTTCGGAATGGTCTTATTTGATAACATAGAAGAACTGAAACAGATCATAGAGAAGAATGAACTACTGACCACGGAGTTAAAACATTATAAAAAAGTACTTAAAAAAATTCAGGGAGCGCACTATAGTTGGGAGAGTATTATTGGCGAAAGCGAAGCCATTAAAGAAGCAAAACATTTCGGTACGAAAGCATCGGAAACCGAGTCCACGGTTTTAATAACGGGAGAAAGCGGAACCGGAAAAGAACTTTTTGCCCATGCGATTCATAATGACAGCAAGCGCCAAGACGGCCCTTTTATAAAGGTGAACTGCGGGGCGATTCCCTATGAACTTTTAGAATCTGAGCTTTTTGGCTATGTTGAAGGCGCTTTTACCGGTTCAAGAAAAGGGGGCCAGATCGGTAAATTTGAATTGGCCCACAAAGGAAGCATTTTTTTGGATGAAATCGGGGATTTACCTATGAATATGCAAGTGAAGTTGCTTAGAGTTATTCAGGAAAAAGAAATTCAAAAGCTGGGTGACAGTCGGACGGTAAAAATAGATATTCGAATAATTGCAGCTACAAATAAAAATCTTAAGGAACAAGTGAAAAAGAATTTATTTCGGGAAGATTTGTACTACCGACTGAATGTAATGAGCATTGAGGTTCCCTCACTTAAGCACCGTATTGCAGACATCGAAGAATTATCCCAATATCTTATAAAAAAAATATCCCGACATTTGGGCAAATACGTAACAGGCATTTCAAAAGAAGCCATGGATATATTAAAAAATCATAATTGGCCTGGTAACGTTCGGGAACTGGAGAATGTTTTAGAACGGGCAATTAATATTTGTGATGGCGAAACAATTCAGGTTAAGCACTTTCCCATTTATTTATTAGAAGAAGAAAGACCTGCTGAGAATAATGTGAGGACAGATAACAGAAAGATCCCCGATTTAAAGAAGAGCGTAGAAAACATGGAAAAAAATATCATAAAAGAAGCTCTTTATCTTACAATGGGTAATAAGGTAAGAGCGGCTCAGGAACTGGGGATTTCCAGATCCAGTCTCTATGATAAAATTAAAGAGTTTGGGTTGTAA
- a CDS encoding substrate-binding domain-containing protein — protein sequence MKKKVFVLLIITLLMASIFLTGCGDEENTEEGPIKIGGITSLSGALQDYGEQMQRGFELGLEYATDGTMEIDGRPIEVLWEDTATEPEVARERALILLEEENVDILVGPASSADAGAMLSLAEEFETILMIEPAAADSLTGADWNRYLFRTGRNSAQDARAMAEIITNANPDAKVATLAPDSAFGQSMVAPFEVALEEMGGELVIQEFPPAETTDFSSYILRIREEAPDYAYVIWAGANNPWGELMEHNLEDYGIEITTGAPEIAALRMMDPLVGMTGFTVYYHSVPDNEVNDWLVDRHQEEYDMPPDIFTSGGMASAIAIVTAIEENGGSMDTDELIEVMRGMEFESPTGTRYFRSEDHQAIQPLFEIELTEEDGVDHPVPVHRRTIDGEDIAPPINVPDGAPR from the coding sequence GTGAAGAAAAAAGTTTTCGTATTATTGATCATCACATTATTGATGGCAAGTATTTTTCTAACAGGTTGCGGGGATGAAGAAAATACCGAAGAAGGACCGATTAAAATCGGTGGTATTACCTCTCTAAGTGGCGCACTACAAGATTATGGAGAACAAATGCAGCGGGGATTTGAACTAGGATTAGAGTACGCAACTGATGGTACTATGGAAATTGATGGACGACCGATTGAAGTATTATGGGAAGATACGGCAACAGAACCGGAAGTTGCTAGGGAGAGGGCATTGATTTTATTAGAAGAAGAAAACGTGGACATCCTGGTTGGCCCCGCATCTTCAGCAGATGCAGGAGCTATGCTAAGTCTGGCAGAAGAGTTTGAAACCATACTGATGATAGAACCCGCCGCGGCAGACAGCTTAACCGGGGCAGACTGGAATCGTTACTTATTTAGAACCGGAAGAAACTCTGCTCAGGATGCCAGAGCTATGGCAGAAATTATCACTAATGCTAATCCTGATGCTAAGGTAGCAACCTTGGCTCCGGACAGTGCTTTTGGTCAGTCTATGGTAGCCCCCTTTGAAGTAGCTTTAGAAGAAATGGGCGGCGAGTTGGTAATTCAAGAATTTCCTCCTGCAGAGACTACGGATTTTTCATCTTATATTTTACGGATTCGAGAAGAAGCACCGGATTATGCCTATGTAATTTGGGCAGGAGCTAATAATCCCTGGGGAGAGTTGATGGAACACAACTTAGAAGACTATGGAATTGAAATTACCACAGGGGCTCCGGAGATTGCAGCTCTTAGAATGATGGACCCGTTAGTAGGCATGACCGGATTTACGGTATATTACCATAGTGTACCCGATAATGAAGTGAATGACTGGCTAGTGGACAGACATCAGGAAGAATATGATATGCCACCGGATATTTTTACTTCAGGAGGAATGGCATCAGCGATTGCCATTGTAACCGCAATTGAGGAAAATGGAGGAAGTATGGACACCGATGAGTTGATCGAAGTTATGAGAGGGATGGAATTTGAGAGTCCAACCGGAACCAGATATTTCCGCTCGGAAGATCATCAAGCGATTCAACCCTTATTTGAAATAGAACTTACAGAGGAAGATGGGGTAGATCATCCTGTACCGGTACACAGAAGAACCATAGATGGCGAGGATATTGCACCTCCTATCAATGTTCCTGACGGGGCACCTCGATAA
- a CDS encoding ABC transporter ATP-binding protein, with product MGEILIETKDIGISFGGHKAVNKVNVKLEKGKLTTILGPNGAGKTTLFNLISGLLEPTEGQVFFKGTDVTHLSPLKRIKMGMGRSFQLTNVFGALTAFENVRLAMQSKENIGFKIFTDHRKYKDLNKKTDEILEKVLLKDKKDFLASELSHGEQRKLELGMVMALDPEILLLDEPTAGMAIEEVPVMIDIMRNIQNSGTTIILIEHKMDMVKALSDKLIIIVNGMFLTEGDPETVSKDPEVLKAYLGGGVLDELAVKG from the coding sequence ATGGGTGAGATATTAATTGAGACGAAAGATATCGGAATCAGCTTCGGTGGTCATAAGGCTGTAAATAAAGTGAATGTTAAGCTAGAAAAAGGAAAACTCACTACAATTTTAGGACCTAACGGAGCAGGAAAAACCACACTGTTTAATTTGATTAGCGGACTCCTCGAGCCTACAGAAGGACAGGTTTTCTTTAAGGGGACGGATGTTACACATCTGTCCCCTCTAAAGAGAATCAAAATGGGTATGGGCAGGTCCTTTCAGTTAACCAATGTATTCGGCGCCTTAACGGCTTTTGAAAATGTTCGCCTTGCAATGCAGTCAAAAGAGAATATAGGCTTTAAAATTTTTACTGATCATCGAAAATATAAAGACTTAAATAAAAAAACCGATGAAATTCTGGAAAAAGTATTACTTAAAGATAAAAAAGACTTTTTAGCTAGTGAACTAAGTCATGGAGAACAACGGAAACTGGAACTTGGTATGGTAATGGCCCTGGATCCTGAGATTCTATTGTTAGATGAACCAACTGCAGGAATGGCCATTGAAGAAGTACCGGTTATGATCGATATTATGAGAAATATTCAAAATAGCGGTACCACCATAATTTTGATTGAACATAAAATGGATATGGTTAAAGCCTTATCTGATAAACTAATTATCATCGTAAATGGGATGTTTCTTACGGAGGGGGATCCGGAGACGGTATCAAAGGATCCCGAAGTGTTAAAAGCGTACTTAGGAGGAGGTGTTTTAGATGAGCTCGCTGTTAAAGGTTGA
- a CDS encoding ABC transporter ATP-binding protein produces MSSLLKVDNLESYIGLFTILHDVNLEINKGEAVALLGRNGAGKTTFLKTLMNLVDTRSGSIELNGKSLVGVPTHKIAKMGIGYVPEDYGVFDALTIEENLKVAMWKEDKETLERLDYILELFPDLKIAYKRMAKTLSGGQRQMLSISRALVNKNQILLIDEPSKGLAPVVIEKLAHALKEISQNTTVLLVEQNFAMACAVADKFFIISEGKTVESGNIKDLMQDKELQNKHLGVV; encoded by the coding sequence ATGAGCTCGCTGTTAAAGGTTGATAACTTGGAATCTTATATCGGTTTATTTACAATCCTCCATGATGTGAACCTGGAGATTAATAAAGGCGAAGCCGTAGCTCTATTGGGAAGAAATGGAGCAGGGAAAACAACCTTTCTAAAAACCTTAATGAATCTTGTGGATACCCGTTCTGGTTCTATTGAATTAAACGGAAAATCCCTTGTAGGTGTTCCGACTCATAAAATTGCGAAAATGGGTATTGGGTATGTTCCGGAAGACTATGGGGTATTTGATGCCTTAACCATAGAAGAAAATTTAAAAGTAGCTATGTGGAAAGAGGACAAGGAAACCTTAGAGAGACTGGATTACATTCTTGAATTATTTCCAGATCTTAAAATAGCATATAAGCGTATGGCTAAAACCTTGAGCGGTGGACAACGTCAGATGCTTTCTATTTCACGGGCTTTGGTAAATAAGAATCAAATTTTATTGATTGATGAACCCAGTAAAGGGTTAGCTCCCGTAGTGATAGAAAAGCTTGCTCATGCGTTAAAAGAAATCAGTCAAAATACTACGGTTTTATTAGTGGAACAAAACTTCGCCATGGCTTGTGCTGTTGCGGATAAATTTTTCATTATCAGTGAAGGAAAGACAGTAGAAAGCGGAAATATTAAAGATTTAATGCAAGATAAAGAGTTGCAAAATAAACATCTAGGTGTTGTATAA
- a CDS encoding branched-chain amino acid ABC transporter permease, translating into MDIFVTLAINGLAQGALLFLLASGLSIILGLMGVVNFTHGTLFIWGGYVYIWIFGLTGSFVLGLLGAVVVAFAMGVFFEKFFVSRVYGNVPAQILITLGLQVIFTELVRVIWGATPLSIGRPAFLAGAWDISGVVIVHYRVFLIAIGLVIAVGIHLLLNKTKIGMIVRAGVQRPDMVRALGININTYFTLVFAGGAALAGLAGALYAPLVGSMTSTAGMHNQVLAFIVVVVGGMGSFIGSAGGSVILGLMGSGVAWFAPGLATVANVGLMAIVLAFKPSGLFGLAVKK; encoded by the coding sequence ATGGATATATTTGTTACATTAGCGATAAACGGATTGGCACAAGGGGCCCTCCTGTTTCTTTTGGCCTCAGGTCTTTCTATTATTCTTGGTTTGATGGGAGTTGTTAACTTTACCCATGGTACATTGTTTATTTGGGGCGGTTACGTCTATATTTGGATATTTGGATTAACGGGAAGCTTTGTTTTAGGTCTGCTTGGAGCAGTAGTGGTTGCTTTTGCCATGGGAGTATTCTTTGAGAAGTTTTTTGTAAGTCGAGTTTATGGAAATGTTCCGGCTCAGATCTTAATTACCCTGGGTCTACAGGTGATTTTCACGGAGCTGGTAAGAGTAATTTGGGGTGCTACTCCCTTAAGTATTGGACGACCTGCTTTTCTTGCCGGTGCTTGGGATATAAGTGGAGTAGTGATCGTGCATTATCGAGTTTTCTTAATCGCAATTGGTTTGGTTATTGCAGTAGGAATACACTTGTTACTGAATAAAACAAAAATCGGTATGATCGTACGAGCTGGAGTGCAAAGACCGGATATGGTCCGGGCGCTGGGAATTAATATCAATACTTATTTCACTTTAGTTTTTGCCGGAGGAGCAGCTCTGGCGGGTTTAGCCGGCGCTTTGTATGCTCCGTTGGTAGGGAGCATGACGTCCACAGCGGGAATGCACAATCAGGTACTGGCCTTTATTGTTGTGGTTGTTGGTGGAATGGGAAGTTTTATCGGATCCGCCGGTGGCAGTGTGATTTTAGGTCTGATGGGTTCCGGAGTTGCGTGGTTTGCTCCAGGATTGGCAACTGTAGCAAACGTTGGACTCATGGCTATTGTGCTTGCATTTAAGCCTAGCGGGCTGTTTGGATTGGCGGTGAAGAAATGA
- a CDS encoding branched-chain amino acid ABC transporter permease: MILKKDLSKNMMIFLGLLLAALLILPHVSTLSTTTLFSRIFIMAIYAMSYDILRGYMGFINLGHALFFGSGAYIVGILFNNIGNTFPMFMLAIVITLVYSSVAAFIMGKIVFRSKGGGAASVVAGAMTTLALGEIVRHTAERWRDVTMGADGLSFRIPPIFSDRTMFYYYALVFLIVMTLVLRQFINSPTGRVLMSIRENEQRAEFLGFDTEKYKLIGLQVAGIASGFSGVMFGVLNRFVNTELLTVQQTLNALLMTLVGGTGTLYGAIIGSGFVNIVQSQLLNFRSVHPIFERWLLFFGAMYVIVVIFMPKGFMGLYYSITDKRKAKIKNHAIKQTAEK, translated from the coding sequence ATGATTCTAAAAAAAGACTTATCGAAAAATATGATGATATTTCTTGGGCTTTTATTAGCGGCATTACTCATTCTTCCTCATGTCAGCACATTATCCACTACCACATTATTCAGTAGGATTTTTATTATGGCGATCTATGCAATGAGTTATGATATACTTCGTGGATATATGGGCTTTATCAACTTAGGGCATGCCCTTTTCTTTGGGAGCGGAGCCTATATTGTGGGTATTCTATTTAACAACATTGGAAACACCTTCCCGATGTTTATGTTAGCGATTGTGATTACCTTGGTATATTCCTCCGTAGCCGCATTTATTATGGGGAAAATTGTTTTTAGAAGTAAGGGTGGCGGGGCTGCCAGCGTTGTAGCCGGAGCGATGACAACATTAGCCCTTGGAGAGATTGTCAGACATACGGCTGAGCGTTGGAGAGATGTAACCATGGGTGCAGATGGTCTGAGTTTTCGAATCCCGCCGATATTTTCTGATCGAACCATGTTTTATTATTATGCCTTAGTTTTTTTAATTGTTATGACGTTAGTATTAAGACAATTTATCAACTCACCTACGGGAAGGGTACTGATGTCTATTCGAGAAAATGAACAACGGGCAGAGTTCCTTGGTTTTGATACTGAAAAATACAAACTCATCGGTCTTCAGGTTGCGGGAATTGCTTCAGGCTTCTCAGGAGTAATGTTTGGAGTGCTCAATAGATTTGTCAATACGGAGCTTCTAACGGTGCAACAAACCTTAAACGCATTGCTAATGACCTTGGTTGGGGGAACCGGGACGTTGTATGGAGCAATTATTGGCAGTGGCTTTGTGAACATTGTACAAAGTCAGTTGCTGAATTTTCGAAGTGTGCATCCGATTTTTGAACGATGGCTACTTTTTTTCGGAGCCATGTATGTAATCGTTGTAATATTTATGCCAAAGGGTTTTATGGGATTATATTATAGCATCACCGATAAAAGAAAAGCGAAAATAAAAAATCATGCAATTAAACAAACTGCCGAGAAATAA
- the phaZ gene encoding intracellular short-chain-length polyhydroxyalkanoate depolymerase: MNLGTVDLSNGESIFYREVGGGEKTLLLIHGNMSSSKHWEPVYEKMKEKYKIFAVDLRGMGESSYHSRFDSLKELADDLAEFCEILKLRDLGVAGWSTGGGIAMELAADYPDLVDKLILVESVSPKGYPLFKKNDKGEPIPGEFYETKEAMAKDPVQVLPAVLAIENQDFNTMKQIWDAAIYVVNKPEENKYREYLEETLKQRNLVDIDWALATFNISEEHNGMVEGNGKINNIKQPTLILGAELDYVVPLSMVEETSKAFGEYGELYIFKDSGHSPITDVTEELIEKIEGFIE, encoded by the coding sequence ATGAATTTAGGAACCGTTGATTTATCCAATGGAGAAAGTATTTTTTATCGGGAAGTGGGTGGCGGCGAAAAAACCCTACTCCTAATCCATGGCAACATGTCATCCTCAAAGCACTGGGAGCCGGTTTATGAGAAAATGAAGGAAAAGTATAAGATATTCGCCGTGGATTTGCGGGGAATGGGAGAATCCAGTTATCATAGCCGTTTTGACTCCTTAAAGGAATTGGCCGATGACTTAGCGGAGTTTTGTGAGATTTTAAAGCTAAGAGACCTTGGTGTAGCCGGTTGGTCTACAGGAGGCGGTATTGCCATGGAACTAGCAGCGGATTATCCAGATCTGGTGGATAAGTTGATTTTGGTGGAGTCCGTATCACCAAAGGGATACCCCTTATTTAAAAAAAATGATAAAGGTGAGCCTATTCCCGGAGAGTTCTATGAGACGAAAGAAGCGATGGCAAAAGATCCTGTACAAGTACTTCCTGCGGTTTTAGCCATAGAGAATCAAGATTTTAATACCATGAAACAAATCTGGGATGCAGCGATTTATGTGGTAAATAAACCGGAAGAAAACAAATATCGTGAGTACCTGGAAGAAACATTAAAGCAAAGAAACTTAGTGGATATTGACTGGGCTCTGGCCACATTTAACATATCCGAAGAACATAACGGAATGGTGGAAGGGAACGGAAAAATAAACAACATTAAGCAACCAACGTTAATATTGGGAGCGGAGTTGGATTATGTAGTGCCCCTGAGTATGGTGGAAGAAACGTCAAAGGCTTTTGGTGAATATGGAGAGTTGTATATTTTCAAAGACTCCGGGCACTCACCTATTACCGATGTAACGGAGGAGTTGATTGAGAAAATAGAGGGTTTTATTGAGTGA